Proteins encoded within one genomic window of Nonomuraea gerenzanensis:
- a CDS encoding DUF6351 family protein, which produces MRTLLSVVLAAVLCAAAAPPAAGATPDVPDDQPLPGYTIDNPPLAPATVHGRPSRVLQGVHEHAAFAIEVPPRWNGELVMWAHGYRGDTTVLTVDPPAYGLRQRLLEQGYAWAASSYYANGYDVRAGVLSTRALVTRFTREAGRPHRTFLAGVSMGGHVTVRSIEQYPGVYDAALPMCGVLGDHELFDFFLDFQLVAQDLADLPAYPIPADYATSVVPKIKERLGLTGGAEPGNELGRQFRDVVTELSGGERPGAAEAFAYWQDALFGLAGADGGGTLAQEPGRVATNRDTLYRPATPVNVNASVQRVDPADPVARRTARLTEVPAVSGRIGVPVLSLHNLGDNFVPFSMEQHYRADLARHGKSWLLVQRAIRAVGHCEFSAAEAGAAWDDLVRWERTGKRPQGDDVSNRAVVAAPSYGCRFTDPSAYATGTRPLYAPCP; this is translated from the coding sequence ATGCGTACCCTCCTCTCGGTCGTTCTCGCCGCCGTGCTGTGCGCGGCAGCGGCCCCGCCCGCCGCGGGAGCGACCCCCGACGTCCCCGACGACCAGCCCTTACCGGGCTACACCATCGACAACCCGCCCCTCGCCCCCGCCACCGTGCACGGCAGGCCGAGCCGGGTGCTGCAGGGCGTCCACGAGCACGCGGCGTTCGCCATCGAGGTGCCGCCGCGCTGGAACGGCGAGCTGGTGATGTGGGCGCACGGCTACCGCGGCGACACGACCGTGCTCACCGTGGACCCGCCCGCCTACGGCCTGCGGCAGCGGCTGCTGGAGCAGGGCTACGCCTGGGCCGCCTCCTCCTACTACGCCAACGGCTACGACGTGCGGGCGGGCGTGCTCAGCACCCGCGCCCTCGTCACCCGCTTCACGCGGGAGGCCGGCCGGCCGCACCGGACGTTCCTGGCCGGCGTCTCCATGGGCGGTCACGTCACGGTCCGCTCGATCGAGCAGTACCCCGGCGTGTACGACGCCGCGCTGCCCATGTGCGGAGTGCTCGGCGACCACGAGCTGTTCGACTTCTTCCTCGACTTCCAGCTCGTCGCGCAGGACCTGGCGGACCTGCCCGCGTACCCGATCCCGGCGGACTACGCGACCTCGGTCGTCCCGAAGATCAAGGAGCGGCTCGGGCTGACGGGCGGGGCCGAGCCGGGCAACGAGCTGGGCAGGCAGTTCCGCGACGTCGTCACCGAGCTCAGCGGCGGTGAGCGGCCGGGGGCGGCGGAGGCGTTCGCGTACTGGCAGGACGCGCTGTTCGGGCTGGCGGGCGCGGACGGGGGCGGCACGCTGGCGCAGGAGCCCGGCAGGGTGGCGACCAACCGCGACACCCTCTACCGGCCCGCGACGCCGGTGAACGTCAACGCGAGCGTGCAGCGGGTCGATCCCGCCGATCCGGTGGCGCGCCGCACGGCGCGGCTGACCGAGGTGCCCGCCGTCTCCGGCAGGATCGGCGTGCCCGTGCTGTCCCTGCACAACCTGGGCGACAACTTCGTGCCGTTCTCGATGGAGCAGCACTACCGGGCCGACCTGGCCCGCCACGGCAAGTCCTGGCTGCTGGTGCAGCGGGCGATCCGCGCGGTGGGGCACTGCGAGTTCAGCGCCGCCGAGGCGGGTGCGGCCTGGGACGACCTCGTCCGCTGGGAACGCACCGGCAAGCGGCCCCAGGGCGACGACGTGAGCAACCGGGCCGTGGTGGCCGCGCCATCCTACGGGTGCCGCTTCACCGACCCGTCGGCCTACGCGACCGGCACCCGGCCGCTGTACGCGCCCTGCCCCTGA
- a CDS encoding PQQ-dependent sugar dehydrogenase, with product MLLALSLPLLAPLSAPPAVAAAVPPLEEINATATQVAFGLRRPTAIAAPDDGTKRLFITEKRGTVRVYHPDTGLAQAPIVDITASVDESGNERGLLGIALAPDFAQSQDLYLAYTALPDGAVTLGRYRLDEARLEPLLAQEHAEHSNHNGGQITFGTDGNLYMSIGDGGAAGDPFDTGQRLDTLLGKILRVDVRRSCGELAYCIPADNPFVGVAGARGEIWMYGGRNPWRFSVDHATGSMWVADVGQGRWEEINHVKAGQQAGANLGWSCYEGLEVFDQAQCRADATYTKPVFTYSPHTGGCAVIGGQVYRGKQFADLVGGTYIAADYCYMTVWALRENAAGGYAAAEIGEMPTQVTAFGATPEGELYVVNDLPGGLHRLSFAHARPTCRIAYTTRTWGVGMTVDLTITNTGTAPINGWTLRFPLGRGQSVVSDWNTDLTQSGDMVTAVNAGHNGSIAPGQSVTMGYLASHTGDASAPTRFTLNRDTCAVTR from the coding sequence GTGCTGCTCGCCTTGTCCCTGCCGCTGCTAGCCCCGTTGAGCGCCCCACCGGCCGTCGCGGCCGCCGTGCCGCCGCTGGAGGAGATCAACGCCACCGCCACCCAGGTCGCCTTCGGCTTACGCCGCCCCACCGCCATCGCCGCCCCGGACGACGGCACGAAGCGGCTGTTCATCACCGAGAAGCGCGGCACCGTACGCGTCTACCACCCCGACACCGGCCTCGCGCAGGCCCCGATCGTCGACATCACCGCCTCGGTGGACGAGTCCGGCAACGAGCGCGGGCTGCTCGGCATCGCCCTGGCCCCCGACTTCGCCCAGAGCCAGGACCTCTACCTGGCCTACACAGCGCTGCCCGACGGCGCCGTGACCCTGGGCCGCTACCGGCTGGACGAGGCCCGCCTGGAGCCCCTGCTCGCCCAGGAGCACGCCGAGCACAGCAACCACAACGGCGGCCAGATCACCTTCGGCACCGACGGCAACCTCTACATGAGCATCGGCGACGGCGGCGCCGCCGGGGACCCCTTCGACACCGGGCAGCGCCTGGACACCCTGCTGGGCAAGATCCTGCGCGTCGACGTGCGCAGGAGCTGCGGCGAGCTGGCCTACTGCATCCCCGCCGACAACCCGTTCGTCGGCGTGGCGGGGGCGCGGGGCGAGATCTGGATGTACGGCGGGCGCAACCCGTGGCGCTTCTCCGTCGATCACGCCACCGGCTCGATGTGGGTCGCCGACGTCGGTCAGGGCCGCTGGGAGGAGATCAACCACGTCAAGGCCGGGCAGCAGGCAGGGGCGAACCTCGGCTGGTCCTGCTACGAAGGGCTGGAGGTCTTCGACCAGGCCCAGTGCCGCGCCGACGCCACGTACACCAAGCCCGTCTTCACCTACTCCCCGCACACCGGCGGCTGCGCGGTCATCGGCGGGCAGGTCTACCGCGGCAAGCAGTTCGCCGACCTGGTCGGCGGCACCTACATCGCCGCCGACTACTGCTACATGACCGTGTGGGCGCTGCGCGAGAACGCCGCCGGCGGCTACGCCGCGGCCGAGATCGGCGAGATGCCCACGCAGGTCACCGCCTTCGGCGCGACGCCGGAGGGCGAGCTGTACGTCGTCAACGACCTGCCCGGCGGCCTGCACCGCCTCTCCTTCGCGCACGCGCGGCCGACCTGCCGGATCGCGTACACGACGCGGACCTGGGGCGTCGGCATGACGGTCGACCTCACCATCACCAACACCGGCACCGCGCCGATCAACGGCTGGACGCTGCGCTTCCCGCTCGGCAGGGGGCAGAGCGTCGTCTCCGACTGGAACACCGACCTGACCCAGAGCGGCGACATGGTGACCGCGGTCAACGCCGGTCACAACGGCTCCATCGCGCCCGGGCAGAGCGTCACCATGGGCTACCTCGCCAGTCACACGGGCGACGCGTCCGCGCCGACCAGGTTCACGCTCAACAGGGACACCTGCGCGGTGACGCGCTGA
- a CDS encoding alpha/beta hydrolase family protein — MAVLAVLLASAVPAQAAVLAPPGLPGDLTSTEVSFLGDGDLRLNGSVITATGAPAGRPGIVLVHGAGTGTPREKLLAEAEAFARQGMSVLVYDKRSVGYSLFERSYAQLARDALGAVETLRRQPGVDPAKVGIWGLSEGGWVAPIAATRSTGIAFVVLVGANALQPLRQQAWAVAAGLRKAGVGGSLVDRAEPNLYRVIADGGLFPEPYHDPEPVIERLRQPVLGIWGVHDLLTPPRETPPILAGALEKGGNRSYTFRFFADADHAAHLTPDGGVTRQPELAPGYAELVGTWVREVTAGRAPVAQVSGPAPQQASDSFGVPPTAWWESAAVQVLALVLLLVAFGGYPVVALVRRLRRRPVAPVTRAARLACAGGLLAPVGGFAYLFYVVMTGGKLAAPGPMAGDRPLLWLVLQAVAVVTVVATAVTGARWRRAASRGERVRLGLLVAGGVVFVPWALYWGLLVP; from the coding sequence ATGGCGGTTCTCGCCGTGTTACTCGCCTCGGCGGTTCCCGCTCAGGCGGCCGTCCTGGCGCCGCCGGGGTTGCCGGGTGACCTGACGTCCACCGAGGTGAGCTTCCTCGGAGACGGGGACCTGCGGCTGAACGGCAGCGTGATCACCGCGACCGGCGCCCCGGCGGGGCGGCCGGGCATCGTGCTGGTGCACGGCGCGGGCACCGGCACGCCCCGGGAGAAGCTGCTGGCCGAGGCCGAGGCGTTCGCCCGGCAGGGCATGTCCGTGCTCGTCTACGACAAGCGCTCGGTGGGGTACTCGCTGTTCGAGCGGTCGTACGCGCAGCTCGCCCGAGACGCGCTGGGCGCCGTCGAGACGTTGCGGCGGCAGCCCGGCGTCGATCCGGCCAAGGTCGGCATCTGGGGGCTCAGCGAGGGCGGGTGGGTGGCGCCGATCGCCGCCACGCGGTCCACCGGGATCGCCTTCGTCGTGCTCGTCGGCGCCAACGCGCTGCAACCGCTGCGGCAGCAGGCCTGGGCGGTGGCGGCGGGGCTGCGCAAGGCGGGCGTGGGCGGGTCGCTGGTGGACCGGGCGGAGCCCAACCTGTACCGGGTGATCGCCGACGGCGGCCTGTTCCCCGAGCCTTACCACGACCCCGAGCCGGTCATCGAGCGGCTGCGGCAGCCCGTCCTCGGCATCTGGGGGGTGCACGACCTGCTCACCCCACCCAGGGAGACGCCGCCGATCCTCGCCGGGGCGCTGGAGAAGGGCGGGAACCGCAGCTACACGTTCCGGTTCTTCGCGGACGCCGACCACGCCGCCCACCTGACGCCCGACGGCGGCGTCACCCGGCAGCCGGAGCTGGCGCCCGGCTACGCGGAGCTGGTCGGCACGTGGGTGCGCGAGGTCACCGCCGGGCGCGCGCCCGTGGCGCAGGTGTCCGGGCCGGCGCCGCAGCAGGCGAGCGACAGCTTCGGGGTGCCGCCCACCGCCTGGTGGGAGTCCGCCGCCGTGCAGGTCCTGGCGCTGGTGCTGCTCCTGGTGGCGTTCGGCGGCTATCCCGTGGTGGCCCTGGTCCGGCGGCTCAGGCGGCGGCCGGTCGCGCCGGTGACCAGGGCGGCCAGGCTGGCCTGCGCAGGCGGGCTGCTGGCGCCGGTGGGCGGGTTCGCGTACCTGTTCTACGTAGTCATGACGGGCGGGAAGCTGGCCGCGCCCGGGCCCATGGCGGGGGACAGGCCGCTGCTGTGGCTCGTGCTCCAGGCGGTCGCGGTCGTGACCGTCGTCGCCACCGCCGTCACGGGGGCGCGGTGGCGGCGGGCGGCGTCGCGGGGCGAGCGGGTGCGGCTCGGGCTGCTGGTCGCGGGCGGCGTCGTGTTCGTGCCCTGGGCGCTGTACTGGGGGTTGCTGGTTCCCTAG
- a CDS encoding GlxA family transcriptional regulator, which produces MHTVAVLALDRVIPFDLSVPLEVFTRTRLSDGSPGYRVRVCGERDELDAGAFTVRVPWGLDGLGDADTIIVPGTSDPFAPLPGGVRDALRAAAANGARIASICSGTFPLAATGLLDGLRVTTHWILAERLAATYPLLEVAPDVLYVDTGQFLTSAGAAAGLDLCLHLIRRDHGSAVAAGAARLSVMPLEREGGQAQFIVRDHPAVPRGSELEPLLAWLEDNLAGNLTLDDISAHAGMSTRTLIRRFREQTGSTPLQWLHRARVRRAQHLLETTRHPVERIGAEVGFGSPTAFRDRFKRTTGVSPTGYRRAFGS; this is translated from the coding sequence ATGCACACCGTCGCCGTCCTCGCGCTCGACCGGGTGATCCCGTTCGACCTCTCCGTGCCGCTGGAGGTCTTCACCCGCACGCGGCTGTCCGACGGGAGCCCGGGCTACCGGGTCCGGGTGTGCGGCGAGCGGGATGAGCTCGACGCCGGCGCGTTCACGGTACGCGTGCCGTGGGGGCTCGACGGGCTCGGCGACGCGGACACGATCATCGTGCCGGGCACCTCGGACCCGTTCGCGCCGCTGCCCGGCGGTGTCCGCGATGCCCTGCGTGCGGCGGCGGCGAACGGCGCCCGCATCGCCTCCATCTGCTCGGGCACCTTCCCGCTGGCCGCCACCGGGCTGCTGGACGGCCTGCGGGTGACCACGCACTGGATCCTGGCCGAGCGGCTGGCGGCCACGTACCCGCTGCTGGAGGTCGCCCCCGACGTCCTGTACGTGGACACCGGCCAGTTCCTCACCTCGGCCGGCGCCGCCGCCGGGCTGGACCTGTGCCTGCACCTGATCCGCCGCGACCACGGCTCCGCCGTCGCCGCCGGTGCCGCCCGCCTGTCCGTCATGCCGCTGGAGCGGGAGGGCGGGCAGGCCCAGTTCATCGTGCGCGACCATCCGGCCGTCCCGCGCGGCTCGGAGCTGGAGCCGCTGCTCGCCTGGCTGGAGGACAACCTCGCCGGCAACCTCACGCTGGACGACATCTCCGCGCACGCCGGGATGAGCACGCGTACGCTGATCCGCCGCTTCCGGGAGCAGACCGGCAGCACGCCGTTGCAGTGGCTGCACCGCGCTCGCGTCCGGCGGGCCCAGCACCTCCTCGAGACCACCCGCCATCCTGTCGAGCGCATCGGCGCCGAGGTCGGCTTCGGCTCCCCCACCGCCTTCCGCGACCGCTTCAAACGGACGACCGGCGTGAGCCCCACCGGCTACCGGCGCGCGTTCGGCTCCTGA
- a CDS encoding saccharopine dehydrogenase family protein translates to MAAGQMVTVFGAYGHTGRFVVAELRARGFVPVLSGRDADKLKAQAYETGLEARPASVDDPAALDRALSGTAAVINCAGPFAATGAPVIEAALRAGIPYVDVAAEIEANADTFAHFADKARAAGAVVVPAMAFYGGLGDLLVTTAMGDWTSADEAHIAYGLSSWHPTAGTRASGVISRERRDGRRVRFSGGRLEYRDDQAPTLDWAFPEPMGTRPVIGEFTMADVITVPSHLPIPEVRTYMTVEAAKDVVAPDSPTPAPADESGRSAQTFLVDVVVRSGEAERRVVATGQDIYAVTAPLVVEAVERILTGRTKAVGVVSAGEIFDAPDFLRALSAHLSVDVRA, encoded by the coding sequence ATGGCAGCGGGTCAGATGGTGACGGTTTTCGGCGCGTACGGGCACACCGGCCGGTTCGTGGTGGCGGAGCTGCGGGCGCGCGGGTTCGTCCCGGTCCTGTCCGGGCGGGACGCCGACAAGCTGAAGGCGCAGGCGTACGAGACCGGGCTGGAGGCCCGCCCGGCGTCGGTCGACGACCCGGCCGCGCTCGACCGCGCGCTTTCCGGCACCGCGGCTGTGATCAACTGCGCGGGGCCCTTCGCCGCGACCGGCGCCCCCGTGATCGAGGCGGCCCTGCGCGCCGGCATCCCGTACGTGGACGTGGCGGCCGAGATCGAGGCCAACGCCGACACGTTCGCGCACTTCGCCGACAAGGCCCGCGCCGCCGGAGCGGTGGTCGTGCCCGCGATGGCCTTCTACGGCGGGCTGGGCGACCTGCTGGTCACCACCGCGATGGGCGACTGGACGTCGGCCGACGAGGCGCACATCGCCTACGGCCTGAGCAGCTGGCACCCCACCGCCGGGACGCGCGCCTCGGGCGTGATCTCCCGGGAGCGGCGCGACGGCCGGCGCGTGCGCTTCTCGGGCGGGCGGCTGGAGTACCGCGACGACCAGGCCCCGACCCTGGACTGGGCCTTCCCGGAGCCGATGGGGACGCGGCCCGTCATCGGCGAGTTCACCATGGCGGACGTCATCACCGTGCCCAGCCACCTGCCCATCCCCGAGGTGCGCACGTACATGACGGTCGAGGCGGCCAAGGACGTCGTGGCCCCGGACAGCCCGACGCCCGCTCCGGCCGACGAGTCCGGGCGGTCGGCGCAGACCTTCCTCGTGGACGTCGTCGTGCGCTCCGGCGAGGCCGAGCGGCGCGTCGTGGCGACGGGGCAGGACATCTACGCCGTCACCGCGCCGCTCGTGGTGGAGGCGGTCGAGCGCATCCTCACGGGTCGGACCAAGGCCGTCGGGGTGGTCTCTGCCGGTGAGATCTTCGACGCGCCCGACTTCCTGCGCGCGCTGTCCGCGCACCTGTCCGTGGACGTGCGTGCCTAG
- a CDS encoding helix-turn-helix domain-containing protein codes for MHTVALAVTDGMLHFELSLAYEVFGSDLTHLADPWYDFVVCGPGAVTAGRFRLEPDHGLDHLARADTVIVPGWADVDVDPPAELVDAVRAAYEAGARVASLCTGAFVLAAAGLLDGRRATTHWAHTRELSARHPRVEVDPDVLYVDNGRVLTSAGKAAAMDLCLHLVRLDHGSSVTNAVARRLVVPPHRDGGQSQFVTTPVPAPDNHPLAELFPWVMERLDHPLTVEDLARQARMSARNLGRHFRSVTGTTPLQWLLVQRIRHAQQLLETTDDSVDTIAAATGMGTATTLRRNFNRTVGVPPDTYRRTFRSRTRPPRAH; via the coding sequence ATGCACACAGTGGCCCTGGCCGTCACCGACGGGATGTTGCACTTCGAGCTGTCCCTGGCCTATGAGGTCTTCGGCTCCGACCTGACCCACCTGGCCGACCCCTGGTACGACTTCGTGGTCTGCGGGCCGGGCGCCGTGACGGCCGGGCGGTTCAGGCTGGAGCCCGACCACGGCCTCGACCACCTCGCGCGCGCCGACACCGTGATCGTGCCCGGCTGGGCCGACGTGGATGTGGACCCGCCGGCCGAGCTGGTGGACGCGGTGCGCGCGGCGTACGAGGCGGGCGCGCGGGTGGCGTCCCTGTGCACGGGCGCGTTCGTGCTGGCCGCCGCGGGGCTGCTGGACGGCAGGCGCGCCACCACGCACTGGGCGCACACGCGCGAGCTGTCCGCCCGCCACCCTCGGGTGGAGGTGGACCCGGACGTCCTGTACGTGGACAACGGCCGCGTGCTGACCTCGGCCGGCAAGGCCGCCGCCATGGACCTGTGCCTGCACCTGGTCCGCCTCGACCACGGCTCCTCGGTCACCAACGCGGTCGCCCGCCGCCTCGTCGTGCCGCCGCACCGGGACGGCGGCCAGTCCCAGTTCGTCACCACCCCGGTGCCCGCCCCCGACAACCATCCGCTGGCCGAGCTGTTCCCCTGGGTGATGGAGCGGCTGGACCATCCGCTGACCGTGGAGGATCTGGCCCGTCAGGCGCGGATGAGCGCCCGCAACCTGGGCCGCCACTTCAGGTCGGTGACCGGCACCACCCCGCTGCAGTGGCTGCTGGTCCAGCGGATCCGCCACGCCCAGCAGTTGCTGGAGACCACCGACGACAGCGTGGACACGATCGCGGCGGCCACCGGCATGGGCACCGCCACGACGCTGCGCCGCAACTTCAACCGCACGGTCGGCGTGCCCCCGGACACCTACCGCCGCACCTTCCGCTCGCGCACCCGCCCGCCACGGGCGCACTAG
- a CDS encoding NUDIX hydrolase, whose translation MSPDPARPLIRALVAGIRPHDEREAADRRWTLDWVDSGAPLFRVAKPATPPRHLVVYAVLVDERRASVLLVDHLKARAWLPPGGHVDPDEDPRRTVVREVEEELGIAAPFHPGLGRDPFFLTVTPTRGADPHTDVTLWFVLEGDQRVPVTPDLGEFAEVRWFGLEDGGGWAADRFDPEMSRFMAKLGKAGGQVA comes from the coding sequence ATGAGTCCTGATCCGGCCCGCCCGCTGATCCGCGCCCTGGTCGCAGGGATCCGCCCGCACGACGAGCGGGAGGCGGCGGACCGCCGGTGGACGCTCGACTGGGTGGACTCCGGGGCGCCGCTGTTCCGGGTCGCCAAGCCGGCGACGCCGCCGCGGCACCTCGTCGTGTACGCCGTCCTGGTGGACGAGCGGCGGGCGTCGGTGCTGCTCGTGGACCACCTGAAGGCGCGGGCGTGGCTGCCGCCAGGCGGGCACGTCGATCCGGACGAGGATCCGCGCCGAACGGTGGTGCGGGAGGTGGAGGAGGAGCTGGGCATCGCCGCGCCGTTCCATCCGGGGCTCGGCCGGGATCCGTTCTTCCTCACCGTCACGCCGACCCGGGGGGCTGATCCGCACACCGATGTGACGCTCTGGTTCGTGCTGGAGGGTGATCAGCGGGTGCCGGTCACGCCGGACCTGGGCGAGTTCGCCGAGGTGCGCTGGTTCGGCTTGGAGGACGGGGGCGGCTGGGCCGCGGACCGGTTCGACCCGGAGATGTCGCGTTTCATGGCGAAGCTGGGGAAGGCGGGCGGACAGGTGGCCTAG
- a CDS encoding ArsR/SmtB family transcription factor has protein sequence MKDDEPYTLDDTERLKALAHPMRRRMLTHLNVHGPATSTTLGELLGAKTGTTSYHLRQLEKYGFIEEIPERSTGRERWWRRAKTPRDIRLPTPDQVAPEDRAVLEEFHRIGYEEDRVLFERFPAAYRADPAWAKGSRGLARMTRQDLDAFYEEYIALLLRYSRPADEAPPDARPVYVRLFTLPADES, from the coding sequence ATGAAGGATGACGAGCCGTACACGCTCGACGACACCGAACGGCTCAAGGCCCTGGCCCACCCGATGCGCCGCCGCATGCTGACCCATCTCAACGTGCACGGCCCCGCCACCTCCACCACCCTCGGCGAGCTGCTCGGCGCCAAGACCGGCACCACCAGCTATCACCTGCGCCAGCTGGAGAAGTACGGCTTCATCGAGGAGATCCCCGAGCGTTCGACCGGCCGCGAGCGCTGGTGGCGCCGCGCCAAGACCCCCCGGGACATCCGCCTGCCCACCCCCGACCAGGTCGCGCCCGAGGACCGGGCGGTGCTGGAGGAGTTCCACCGGATCGGCTACGAGGAGGACCGCGTCCTGTTCGAGCGCTTCCCCGCCGCCTACCGGGCCGACCCGGCCTGGGCGAAGGGCTCGCGCGGGCTGGCCCGCATGACCAGGCAGGATCTGGACGCGTTCTACGAGGAGTACATCGCCCTGCTGCTGCGCTACAGCCGGCCGGCCGACGAGGCGCCGCCGGACGCCCGCCCCGTCTACGTCCGCCTCTTCACCCTGCCCGCGGACGAGAGCTGA
- a CDS encoding YceI family protein, with protein MYPSELGGAYTIDPAHSRFGFVARHAMVTKVRGSFPVVEATATLDAADPAASTVRVVLDAAGVDTGNDQRDEHLRSGDFLDVAAHPHLTFTSTAIKHTGGDGFEVTGDLTIRGVTREITIPLEYTGSATDVMGLKRVGFEGGTVINRKDFGVSFNAVLETGGVMVSEKITLEFDLSAVKAE; from the coding sequence ATGTATCCCAGTGAGCTCGGCGGCGCCTACACCATCGACCCGGCGCACAGCCGCTTCGGCTTCGTGGCCAGGCACGCCATGGTGACGAAGGTCCGTGGCAGCTTTCCCGTCGTGGAGGCCACCGCGACGCTGGACGCCGCCGACCCGGCCGCCTCCACCGTCCGCGTGGTCCTGGACGCCGCCGGCGTCGACACCGGCAACGACCAGCGTGACGAGCACCTGCGCAGCGGCGACTTCCTCGACGTCGCCGCGCACCCGCACCTCACGTTCACCAGCACCGCGATCAAGCACACCGGCGGCGACGGCTTCGAGGTGACCGGCGACCTGACGATCAGGGGCGTGACCCGGGAGATCACCATCCCGCTGGAGTACACCGGGTCCGCCACGGACGTCATGGGGCTCAAGCGGGTGGGTTTCGAGGGCGGCACCGTGATCAACCGCAAGGACTTCGGGGTCAGCTTCAACGCCGTCCTGGAGACCGGCGGGGTGATGGTGTCGGAGAAGATCACGCTGGAGTTCGACCTGTCCGCCGTCAAGGCCGAGTGA
- a CDS encoding class I SAM-dependent methyltransferase: MTEPTYLHETRVAYDTVAADYAELLRDELDGKPLDRAMLAAFAELVRGPAAGQVADLGCGPGRVTAHLHALGVDAFGVDLSPEMIAVARKSHPGLRFEVGSMTALDLADGAVGGAVLWYSTVHTPPELLPKVFAEVHRVLAPGGQFLIAFKAGAERRHLSRGYGHELSLDVYWNPPELIADLLAGAGIVVDARLIREPDASERPRSGQQAFFLGHRSDELLGHRSDELLGHRSDES, encoded by the coding sequence GTGACCGAACCGACCTACCTCCATGAGACCCGGGTGGCCTACGACACCGTCGCCGCCGACTACGCCGAGCTGCTCCGCGACGAGCTGGACGGCAAGCCGCTCGACCGCGCCATGCTGGCGGCCTTCGCCGAGCTGGTGCGGGGCCCGGCAGCCGGGCAGGTCGCCGACCTCGGCTGCGGGCCCGGCCGCGTCACGGCCCACCTGCACGCCCTCGGGGTGGACGCCTTCGGCGTCGACCTGTCGCCGGAGATGATCGCCGTCGCCAGGAAGAGCCATCCGGGGTTGCGGTTCGAGGTGGGCTCGATGACCGCCCTGGACCTCGCGGACGGAGCCGTCGGCGGCGCCGTCCTGTGGTACTCGACCGTGCACACGCCACCGGAGCTGCTGCCGAAGGTGTTCGCCGAGGTCCACCGGGTGCTGGCGCCCGGCGGGCAGTTCCTGATCGCGTTCAAGGCCGGCGCCGAGCGCCGTCACCTCAGCAGAGGGTACGGCCACGAGCTGTCGCTCGACGTCTACTGGAACCCGCCCGAGCTCATCGCCGACCTGCTGGCCGGGGCCGGGATCGTCGTGGACGCCCGGCTGATCCGCGAGCCCGACGCGAGCGAGCGGCCCCGGTCGGGACAGCAGGCCTTCTTCCTGGGGCACCGGTCCGACGAGCTTCTGGGGCACCGGTCCGACGAGCTTCTGGGGCACCGGTCCGATGAGTCCTGA
- a CDS encoding LuxR C-terminal-related transcriptional regulator has protein sequence MALTRPLTADCERGTDRSPLSLREGEVPRLSAAEAQPAEIAERLFLTCGTVRDCLASAMTKPGARNRVRAGRLRPCTPSPSSRSTG, from the coding sequence ATCGCGCTGACGCGGCCGCTGACAGCTGACTGTGAGCGCGGGACCGACCGGAGCCCGCTCAGCCTGCGCGAGGGCGAGGTGCCGCGGCTGTCGGCCGCGGAGGCGCAGCCCGCCGAGATCGCCGAGCGGTTGTTCCTGACCTGCGGCACGGTCCGCGACTGCCTGGCCTCGGCGATGACCAAGCCGGGCGCCCGCAACCGGGTGCGCGCCGGTAGGTTGCGGCCATGCACACCGTCGCCGTCCTCGCGCTCGACCGGGTGA